Proteins encoded by one window of Streptomyces sp. NBC_01571:
- a CDS encoding ABC transporter substrate-binding protein, translating to MRGAKSAKWVAIAAVVALGATACGGGGGDSSSGSGKGNGVVSVEIGEPQNSLVPSNTYETEGGQVINALFTGLTKLDASNKVVNAMAESIETKDNKVWTIKLKSGYTFHNGEKVTAQSFIDAWNYGANQTNAQQTNPLFSHIAGYSDLNPGEGKKPTTDKLSGLKAVDDSTLQVTLSGAFSAFPSQLSFTAFVPLPKAFFKDPKGFGEAPIGNGPFEMKGKFKHNEQIDTTKYDKYPDASKIEVKGVNFKIYSNPDTAYKDLVAGNLDSLLTIPTSGLPTYKKDLPNRTIDEADSAVGYIGFPIKYNKAFQNADLRKAISMAIDRQTIADKVFLGARTPADDYISPIIDGYRKGACGDACTLNVAKAKELYKQSGGLPGNKLELGYNADGGHKEWIEAVANQLQQNLGLKVTAKPFEQFQTILNDLDAKKYQGAFRMAWSMDYPDAEDYLRPVFSKEAIANGSNYSGYVNEDFEKLLVKGDQAPTHEEAVKNYQQADDVLLKDMPYIPVYFYTLNAGFSDKIKSMKVAGHQILWDTVKLS from the coding sequence ATGCGTGGTGCCAAGAGCGCCAAGTGGGTTGCGATAGCCGCAGTTGTGGCGCTGGGTGCGACGGCCTGTGGCGGTGGCGGGGGCGACAGCAGCTCGGGCAGCGGCAAGGGCAACGGCGTCGTGTCGGTGGAGATCGGCGAACCGCAGAACTCGCTGGTTCCCTCCAACACGTACGAGACCGAGGGCGGCCAGGTCATCAACGCCCTCTTCACGGGTCTGACCAAGCTTGACGCCAGCAACAAGGTCGTCAACGCCATGGCTGAGTCGATCGAGACCAAGGACAACAAGGTCTGGACGATCAAGCTGAAGTCGGGTTACACGTTCCACAACGGCGAGAAGGTGACGGCCCAGTCCTTCATCGACGCGTGGAACTACGGCGCGAACCAGACCAACGCGCAGCAGACCAACCCGCTGTTCAGCCACATCGCGGGCTACAGCGACCTGAACCCGGGCGAGGGCAAGAAGCCGACGACCGACAAGCTGTCGGGTCTGAAGGCCGTCGACGACAGCACGCTCCAGGTCACTCTGAGCGGCGCGTTCTCGGCGTTCCCGTCGCAGCTGTCCTTCACGGCGTTCGTTCCGCTGCCCAAGGCGTTCTTCAAGGACCCGAAGGGCTTCGGCGAGGCCCCGATCGGCAACGGCCCCTTCGAGATGAAGGGCAAGTTCAAGCACAACGAGCAGATCGACACCACGAAGTACGACAAGTACCCGGACGCCTCGAAGATCGAGGTCAAGGGTGTCAACTTCAAGATCTACTCGAACCCGGACACCGCCTACAAGGACCTCGTCGCCGGCAACCTCGACAGCCTGCTGACGATCCCGACCTCGGGCCTGCCGACGTACAAGAAGGACCTGCCGAACCGCACGATCGACGAGGCCGACTCGGCCGTCGGTTACATCGGCTTCCCGATCAAGTACAACAAGGCGTTCCAGAACGCCGACCTGCGCAAGGCCATCTCCATGGCCATCGACCGGCAGACGATCGCCGACAAGGTCTTCCTCGGGGCCCGTACGCCCGCGGACGACTACATCAGCCCGATCATCGACGGTTACCGCAAGGGCGCCTGCGGTGACGCCTGCACCCTGAACGTGGCCAAGGCCAAGGAGCTCTACAAGCAGAGTGGCGGGCTGCCGGGCAACAAGCTGGAGCTCGGCTACAACGCCGACGGCGGCCACAAGGAGTGGATCGAGGCGGTCGCCAACCAGCTCCAGCAGAACCTGGGCCTGAAGGTGACGGCCAAGCCGTTCGAGCAGTTCCAGACCATCCTCAACGACCTGGACGCCAAGAAGTACCAGGGCGCCTTCCGTATGGCGTGGAGCATGGACTACCCGGACGCCGAGGACTACCTCCGCCCGGTCTTCTCGAAGGAAGCCATCGCCAACGGCTCGAACTACTCGGGTTACGTCAACGAGGACTTCGAGAAGCTCCTCGTCAAGGGCGACCAGGCTCCGACCCACGAGGAAGCGGTCAAGAACTACCAGCAGGCCGACGACGTCCTTCTGAAGGACATGCCCTACATCCCGGTGTACTTCTACACCCTGAACGCGGGCTTCAGCGACAAGATCAAGTCGATGAAGGTCGCCGGCCACCAGATCCTGTGGGACACGGTCAAGCTCAGCTGA
- a CDS encoding ABC transporter permease, with protein MGRYVVRRLLQVIPVVIGVTFIIFCLVFALPGDPIQALAGDKRADPNIAAILRAHYHLNEPLYQQYWHYISGVFTGDLGETYNGRAISDIVSERFPVTLKLGLTAFAIEAVIGVVAGILSALKRGKFLDNVVLVATLVLISIPVFVFGSVLQLEFGMNLKLTPVAGIEKGWPQSYILPAVVLAATSMAYIARLVRSSMTESIRADYVRTAIAKGLPRRRVIGVHALRNSMIPVVTFLGFDLGALMGGAIITERVFNMPGLGGQLAQSLYLRERPVVVGLVTLLVLIYLVANLVVDLMYAVLDPRIRYE; from the coding sequence ATGGGCCGATACGTCGTGCGCCGCCTCCTGCAGGTGATCCCTGTGGTGATAGGCGTCACGTTCATCATCTTCTGCTTGGTCTTCGCGTTGCCCGGCGACCCGATCCAGGCACTGGCCGGCGACAAGCGCGCCGACCCCAACATCGCGGCGATCCTCCGCGCGCATTACCACCTGAACGAACCGCTGTACCAGCAGTACTGGCACTACATCAGCGGCGTCTTCACCGGTGACCTCGGTGAGACGTACAACGGACGTGCCATCTCCGACATCGTGTCCGAGCGGTTCCCGGTCACCCTGAAGCTGGGCCTGACCGCCTTCGCCATCGAGGCCGTCATCGGCGTCGTCGCGGGCATCCTCTCCGCTCTGAAGCGGGGCAAGTTCCTCGACAACGTGGTGCTGGTCGCGACCCTCGTACTGATCTCGATCCCGGTCTTCGTGTTCGGTAGCGTGCTCCAGCTCGAGTTCGGCATGAACCTCAAGCTCACCCCGGTCGCCGGCATCGAGAAGGGCTGGCCGCAGAGCTACATCCTTCCGGCCGTCGTGCTCGCCGCGACCTCCATGGCGTACATCGCGCGACTGGTGCGGTCGAGCATGACGGAGTCGATCCGTGCCGACTACGTCCGTACCGCGATCGCGAAGGGTCTGCCCCGGCGCCGCGTCATCGGCGTGCACGCCCTGCGCAACTCCATGATTCCGGTCGTCACCTTCCTGGGCTTCGACCTCGGCGCCCTCATGGGCGGCGCCATCATCACCGAGCGCGTGTTCAACATGCCCGGTCTCGGTGGCCAGCTGGCTCAGTCCTTGTATCTGCGCGAGCGACCCGTCGTGGTCGGCCTGGTGACCCTGCTGGTGCTGATCTACCTGGTCGCCAACCTCGTCGTAGACCTGATGTACGCCGTGCTCGACCCGAGGATCCGTTATGAGTGA
- a CDS encoding ABC transporter permease: MSEKTIERPTTDEAALAKETEAEEKAAARQASLLKDGWSDLRKRPMFIVTALVIVCLLALAIAPSLFTARSPFSDGFCQLQNSMSGPSSGHLFGFDVQGCDIYTRTVYGTRNSIVVGVVTTIATTLIGGLVGMLAGLIGGWADAVLSRITEVFAGLPLLIGGLLIMSVWGGGDVWSVSLIMAILGWPQVFRIMRGEVIANKYNDYVMAARALGAGSWRIAFRHILPNTLAPVIVITTMNLGVYIGAEAALSYLGIGIQYPNISWGVMISDAQDRFLTSPHALLFPAGALSLTVLAFIMLGDVVRDAFDPKMR; encoded by the coding sequence ATGAGTGAGAAGACGATAGAGAGGCCCACCACCGACGAGGCCGCCCTCGCCAAGGAGACCGAGGCCGAGGAGAAGGCGGCGGCCCGTCAGGCGAGCCTCCTCAAGGACGGCTGGTCGGACCTGCGCAAGCGGCCGATGTTCATCGTGACCGCCTTGGTCATCGTGTGCCTGCTCGCGCTGGCGATCGCGCCCAGCCTGTTCACGGCGCGCTCCCCGTTCTCGGACGGCTTCTGCCAGCTGCAGAACTCCATGAGCGGGCCGTCGTCCGGGCACCTGTTCGGCTTCGACGTGCAGGGCTGCGACATCTACACGCGGACCGTGTACGGCACGCGCAACTCGATCGTCGTCGGTGTGGTGACCACCATCGCCACCACCTTGATCGGCGGCCTGGTGGGCATGCTGGCCGGCCTGATCGGCGGCTGGGCGGACGCGGTGCTGTCCCGGATCACCGAGGTGTTCGCGGGCCTGCCGCTCCTCATCGGTGGTCTGCTGATCATGTCGGTCTGGGGTGGCGGTGACGTCTGGTCGGTGTCGCTCATCATGGCGATCCTCGGCTGGCCGCAGGTCTTCCGGATCATGCGCGGCGAGGTCATCGCGAACAAGTACAACGACTACGTGATGGCCGCCCGCGCGCTGGGCGCGGGTTCGTGGCGGATCGCGTTCCGGCACATCCTGCCGAACACGCTCGCCCCCGTCATCGTCATCACCACGATGAACCTCGGTGTCTACATCGGTGCCGAAGCCGCCCTGTCCTACCTGGGCATCGGCATCCAGTACCCGAACATCTCCTGGGGCGTGATGATCAGTGACGCCCAGGACCGGTTCCTGACCTCGCCGCACGCCCTGCTGTTCCCGGCCGGTGCCCTGAGCCTTACCGTGCTGGCGTTCATCATGCTCGGCGACGTGGTTCGCGACGCCTTCGATCCCAAGATGCGCTGA
- a CDS encoding ABC transporter ATP-binding protein, with the protein MDTKDAIPAPRSGDGGKTAPLLEVRDLHVEFQTREGVVRAVNGVNYSVNSGETLAVLGESGSGKSVTAQAIMGILDMPPARIPKGEIRFHGQDMLTMSNEERRKLRGARIAMIFQDALSSLNPVLSVGYQLGEMFRVHQGLSRKEAKAKAVELMDRVKIPGAAARVNDYPHQFSGGMRQRIMIAMALALEPDLIIADEPTTALDVTVQAQVMDLLAELQREYHMGLILITHDLGVVADVADKIAVMYAGRIVETAPVHELYKRPAHPYTSGLLDSIPRLDQKGQELYAIKGLPPNLLKVPSGCAFNPRCEMAQDICRTERPALVQVTERDGTELPGRASACHFWKETIHG; encoded by the coding sequence ATCGACACCAAGGACGCCATCCCGGCTCCGCGATCCGGCGACGGCGGCAAGACCGCCCCGCTGCTCGAAGTGCGTGACCTGCACGTCGAGTTCCAGACCCGTGAGGGTGTGGTCCGCGCCGTCAACGGCGTCAACTACTCGGTGAACTCCGGGGAGACGCTCGCCGTGCTCGGCGAGTCCGGCTCCGGCAAGTCCGTGACCGCGCAGGCGATCATGGGCATCCTGGACATGCCGCCGGCCCGCATCCCCAAGGGGGAGATCCGCTTCCACGGCCAGGACATGCTCACCATGTCCAACGAGGAGCGGCGCAAGCTGCGCGGTGCGCGGATCGCGATGATCTTCCAGGACGCGCTGTCCTCCCTCAACCCCGTGCTCAGCGTGGGCTACCAGCTCGGTGAGATGTTCCGCGTCCACCAGGGGCTGTCGCGCAAGGAGGCCAAGGCCAAGGCCGTCGAGCTGATGGACCGGGTGAAGATCCCGGGCGCCGCGGCCCGGGTGAACGACTACCCCCACCAGTTCTCGGGCGGTATGCGTCAGCGCATCATGATCGCCATGGCGCTGGCGCTGGAACCGGACCTGATCATCGCCGACGAGCCGACCACGGCCCTCGACGTGACGGTCCAGGCCCAGGTGATGGACCTGCTCGCGGAGCTCCAGCGCGAGTACCACATGGGTCTGATCCTCATCACCCACGACCTCGGTGTCGTCGCCGACGTCGCCGACAAGATCGCGGTGATGTACGCGGGGCGGATCGTCGAGACGGCGCCGGTGCACGAGCTGTACAAGCGCCCGGCCCACCCCTACACCAGCGGCCTGCTCGACTCGATCCCGCGCCTGGACCAGAAGGGCCAGGAGCTCTACGCGATCAAGGGCCTGCCGCCCAACCTGCTGAAGGTGCCGAGCGGCTGCGCCTTCAACCCGCGCTGCGAGATGGCACAGGACATCTGCCGCACCGAGCGTCCCGCGCTGGTCCAGGTGACCGAGCGGGACGGAACGGAACTGCCGGGCCGCGCCAGCGCGTGCCACTTCTGGAAGGAGACGATCCATGGCTGA
- a CDS encoding ABC transporter ATP-binding protein, with protein sequence MADPTKSAEPTDATPNVSEVEIADAHSVEEEIAALDAPVDRGEPILQVRNLVKHFPLTQGIVIKRQIGAVKAVDGVSFDLYQGETLGIVGESGCGKSTVAKLLMSLEQATAGEVFYKGQDITKLSGRALKAVRRNIQMIFQDPYTSLNPRMTVGDIIGEPFDIHPEVAPKGDRRRKVKDLLDVVGLNPEYINRYPHQFSGGQRQRIGIARGLALNPEIIICDEPVSALDVSVQAQVINLMARLQDEFNLSYIFIAHDLSIVRHISDRVGVMYLGKMAEIGSDEQIYEHPTHPYTQALLSAVPVPDPDAREQRERIILTGDVPSPANPPSGCSFRTRCWKAQDKCAEQVPLLAVPEVFQGVDTPAAHESACHFAEEKDIVHAA encoded by the coding sequence ATGGCTGACCCGACCAAGTCCGCCGAGCCGACGGACGCGACGCCGAACGTCTCCGAGGTGGAGATCGCCGACGCGCACTCCGTGGAGGAGGAGATCGCCGCCCTGGACGCGCCGGTCGACCGCGGTGAACCGATCCTGCAGGTGCGCAACCTCGTCAAGCACTTCCCGCTGACGCAGGGCATCGTCATCAAGCGGCAGATCGGCGCGGTGAAGGCCGTCGACGGCGTCTCCTTCGACCTGTACCAGGGCGAGACCCTGGGCATCGTGGGTGAGTCCGGCTGTGGCAAGTCGACGGTGGCCAAGCTCCTGATGAGCCTGGAGCAGGCGACGGCCGGCGAGGTCTTCTACAAGGGCCAGGACATCACCAAACTGTCCGGGCGTGCCCTGAAGGCGGTCCGCCGGAACATCCAGATGATCTTCCAGGACCCGTACACCTCGCTCAACCCGCGTATGACGGTGGGCGACATCATCGGGGAGCCCTTCGACATCCACCCCGAGGTGGCCCCGAAGGGTGACCGGCGCCGCAAGGTGAAGGACCTCCTGGACGTCGTCGGTCTCAACCCCGAGTACATCAACCGTTACCCGCACCAGTTCTCGGGCGGCCAGCGCCAGCGCATCGGCATCGCCCGTGGTCTCGCGCTCAACCCCGAGATCATCATCTGCGACGAGCCGGTGTCGGCCCTCGACGTGTCGGTGCAGGCACAGGTCATCAACCTGATGGCGCGACTGCAGGACGAGTTCAACCTCTCCTACATCTTCATCGCGCACGACCTGTCGATCGTCCGGCACATCTCGGACCGGGTCGGCGTGATGTACCTCGGCAAGATGGCGGAGATCGGCTCCGACGAGCAGATCTACGAGCACCCGACGCACCCCTACACCCAGGCGCTGCTGTCGGCCGTGCCCGTGCCGGACCCGGACGCCCGCGAGCAGCGCGAGCGGATCATCCTGACCGGCGACGTGCCCTCCCCGGCCAACCCGCCGTCCGGCTGCAGCTTCCGCACCCGTTGCTGGAAGGCGCAGGACAAGTGCGCCGAGCAGGTGCCGCTCCTCGCTGTGCCCGAGGTCTTCCAGGGCGTGGACACCCCGGCGGCGCACGAGTCGGCGTGCCACTTCGCCGAGGAGAAGGACATCGTGCACGCCGCCTGA